Proteins from a single region of Candidatus Binatota bacterium:
- the larE gene encoding ATP-dependent sacrificial sulfur transferase LarE codes for MATLDARHQLLKDNLADMGSVLVACSGGVDSALLLAVVCSVKGLDHLAVTTDSPTLPRTELEQARSVARLLGANHLVVEVNELATPGYSENPAHRCYLCKQTLYPLCRRLAEERGLAQVIDGVNLDDLGDYRPGLQAAQELGVRHPLVEAALDKADVRALSRRYGLATAEQPASPCLSSRFPYGTRISIDRLRQVEQAETLLHGMGFGDLRVRHLGESARVEVSANDLYKLTEQALCDSIRSSLLGLGFSAVELSEQPLRSGSLNDALALNVQPNTAT; via the coding sequence GTGGCAACACTCGACGCCCGTCACCAGCTGCTCAAGGACAACCTGGCAGACATGGGATCGGTGCTCGTGGCCTGTTCGGGTGGCGTAGATTCAGCGCTGTTGCTGGCGGTTGTCTGCTCCGTTAAAGGACTCGACCACCTCGCCGTCACCACCGATTCGCCCACCCTCCCCCGGACCGAGCTCGAGCAGGCCCGCAGCGTGGCCCGGCTGCTGGGGGCCAACCACCTGGTCGTAGAGGTAAACGAACTCGCGACGCCGGGCTACAGCGAGAACCCGGCCCACCGTTGCTACCTCTGCAAGCAGACGCTTTACCCCCTGTGCCGGCGCCTGGCGGAAGAAAGAGGGCTCGCGCAGGTCATAGACGGCGTCAACCTGGACGACCTCGGCGACTACCGGCCCGGCCTGCAGGCGGCGCAAGAGCTGGGTGTACGCCACCCCTTGGTAGAGGCCGCCCTGGATAAAGCCGACGTCAGGGCGCTGTCGCGTCGTTATGGTCTCGCTACCGCCGAACAGCCCGCTTCGCCCTGCCTGTCGAGCCGTTTTCCCTACGGTACACGCATCAGCATTGACAGGCTTCGACAGGTGGAACAAGCCGAAACCCTGCTCCACGGCATGGGGTTTGGCGACCTGCGCGTCCGCCATCTCGGCGAATCCGCGCGCGTGGAAGTAAGCGCCAACGACCTCTATAAGCTCACAGAACAGGCGCTATGCGATAGCATTCGCTCGTCGTTGCTGGGACTCGGATTCAGCGCAGTGGAGTTGTCTGAGCAGCCGCTACGCTCGGGCAGCCTCAACGACGCTCTTGCCCTGAACGTCCAGCCGAACACAGCGACCTGA
- the cysK gene encoding cysteine synthase A, translating to MPLPRQVAANVLQLVGNTPVVELRRLPAPGSAKILAKLESTNPGGSVKDRICLAMIEQAEADGRLKPGGTIIEPTSGNTGIGLAVVAAARGYKLILAMPDTMSEERRGLLMAYGAELLLTPDTRGMHGAIRKAQEVLEENPDYFMPQQFVNPANPEAHRKTTATEIIEQCPQLDAFVSAVGTGGTITGVGSVLREHNPELEIVAVEPSRSPVLAGGEPGFHGIQGIGAGFVPDVLDEDLLDRVLGVSDEDATETTRRLADQEGILVGISSGAACKAALQVAEELGEGRTVLVVFCDTGERYLTTDLFDRGGL from the coding sequence ATGCCCTTGCCCCGGCAGGTAGCAGCCAATGTACTGCAACTGGTAGGAAACACCCCGGTCGTGGAGCTGCGCCGTCTTCCCGCCCCGGGATCTGCGAAAATACTGGCCAAGTTGGAATCCACCAACCCCGGAGGCTCAGTCAAGGACCGCATCTGCCTGGCCATGATAGAGCAGGCCGAGGCTGACGGCCGCCTCAAGCCGGGCGGAACCATCATCGAGCCCACCAGTGGTAACACCGGCATAGGTCTCGCCGTGGTCGCGGCGGCCCGTGGGTACAAGCTCATCCTGGCCATGCCCGATACCATGAGCGAAGAGCGCCGCGGCCTCCTGATGGCCTACGGAGCCGAGCTGCTGCTCACGCCCGACACCCGCGGCATGCACGGCGCCATCCGCAAGGCCCAGGAGGTTCTCGAAGAAAACCCCGACTACTTCATGCCACAGCAGTTCGTTAACCCGGCCAACCCGGAGGCCCACCGCAAGACCACGGCCACCGAGATTATCGAGCAGTGCCCGCAACTGGACGCCTTCGTGTCGGCGGTCGGCACCGGCGGCACCATCACCGGCGTGGGATCGGTACTGCGCGAACACAACCCGGAACTGGAAATCGTTGCCGTTGAACCCTCGCGCTCACCGGTGCTGGCCGGAGGAGAACCCGGCTTCCACGGCATACAGGGCATCGGGGCCGGCTTCGTGCCCGACGTACTCGACGAAGACCTGCTCGACAGGGTGCTGGGAGTCAGCGACGAAGATGCTACAGAAACCACCCGCCGGCTCGCCGACCAGGAAGGCATACTCGTGGGCATATCCTCTGGCGCCGCGTGCAAGGCCGCCCTGCAGGTGGCCGAGGAGCTGGGCGAAGGGCGCACGGTACTCGTGGTGTTCTGCGATACCGGCGAGCGCTACCTGACGACCGACCTTTTCGACCGCGGGGGACTGTAG
- a CDS encoding DUF1844 domain-containing protein has translation MSEEKDEQSFTFKDKRRFDLSGDDREEGAEQADEQPVEETGESPAAAAETSATSEAGGERADLAFSTFIVGLASQAFMFLGAIADPADQQIKKDLEQAAAMIALVEVLREKTRGNLTEDEDSMFEDVLYQLHMRYVAEVGAADESSAKGSDS, from the coding sequence ATGTCGGAAGAAAAAGACGAACAATCGTTCACCTTTAAAGATAAGAGGCGTTTTGACTTGAGCGGCGATGACCGCGAAGAGGGCGCTGAGCAAGCAGACGAGCAGCCGGTCGAAGAAACGGGCGAGAGCCCGGCCGCGGCCGCAGAAACCAGCGCAACATCCGAAGCGGGCGGCGAACGCGCCGACCTGGCCTTTTCGACTTTCATCGTGGGGCTGGCATCGCAGGCCTTCATGTTCCTGGGAGCCATAGCGGATCCCGCCGACCAGCAGATAAAAAAGGACCTCGAACAGGCGGCAGCCATGATCGCCCTGGTCGAGGTACTCAGGGAAAAAACCCGCGGCAACCTGACCGAAGACGAGGACTCCATGTTTGAAGACGTGCTATACCAGTTACACATGCGTTACGTTGCCGAGGTCGGGGCCGCCGACGAGTCGTCCGCAAAGGGAAGCGACTCCTGA
- a CDS encoding 2-C-methyl-D-erythritol 4-phosphate cytidylyltransferase, translated as MSARCLIPRETCSSRSWPWPRQTAKRRLWRSLTQSSDTDGRPIKDIHRAWPGAPWGAQRSAPGGNGYCEKPGLCPAFLLVGQVRQSATVSVALIIPAAGSGRRLELAVPKALAPIDGVPMLRMSVGCFLEAPGLAEIIVTAPHGRSEAFAEALEGVSTGQAGLRVVPGGATRQESVRLALEALESDAEIVCVHDAARPVVSQRTVAEVIAAAAYSGAATAAVRPVDSVRMQRGAEGDSGRDAAGGAASGANSGANSGAGRTRSSSATVAVDRDKVWLVQTPQAFSRELLEAAHREARATGRSATDDAALVEAAGTAVTVVETDGENPKVTRSSDLELVRSLCSAGRSGQERR; from the coding sequence GTGAGCGCAAGATGCTTGATACCGCGCGAAACCTGCTCGTCAAGGAGCTGGCCGTGGCCAAGGCAAACAGCGAAGAGAAGATTATGGAGGAGCTTAACTCAATCTTCGGACACTGACGGCCGGCCGATTAAAGACATACACCGGGCGTGGCCTGGCGCCCCCTGGGGGGCGCAGCGCTCAGCCCCGGGTGGAAATGGATACTGTGAAAAGCCGGGTTTATGCCCGGCTTTTCTTCTTGTGGGGCAGGTGAGACAATCGGCCACGGTGAGTGTAGCATTGATCATTCCGGCGGCGGGCAGTGGTCGGCGGCTCGAGCTGGCTGTTCCCAAGGCCCTGGCCCCCATAGACGGCGTGCCTATGCTGAGGATGAGCGTGGGCTGTTTCCTCGAAGCGCCGGGCCTGGCCGAGATCATCGTTACCGCTCCCCATGGCCGCTCAGAGGCCTTTGCCGAGGCCCTCGAGGGGGTCTCTACGGGCCAGGCAGGCCTGAGGGTGGTCCCAGGCGGGGCGACGCGACAGGAGTCCGTACGGCTTGCCCTGGAGGCCCTGGAAAGCGACGCTGAGATTGTGTGCGTACACGACGCGGCCCGACCGGTGGTGTCTCAGCGAACTGTCGCTGAAGTTATCGCAGCAGCCGCGTACAGCGGCGCAGCCACTGCCGCTGTACGCCCGGTGGACAGTGTGCGCATGCAGCGAGGGGCCGAGGGCGACTCGGGCCGGGACGCTGCTGGCGGTGCTGCTTCCGGTGCCAATTCCGGCGCTAATTCCGGCGCTGGTCGGACGCGGTCCTCTTCAGCTACGGTGGCGGTTGACCGCGACAAGGTGTGGCTGGTGCAGACGCCGCAGGCTTTCAGCCGCGAGCTGCTCGAGGCGGCTCACAGGGAAGCCCGTGCCACCGGCCGTTCTGCCACCGACGACGCAGCGTTGGTCGAAGCTGCCGGAACAGCCGTGACCGTGGTCGAAACCGACGGAGAAAACCCCAAGGTCACGAGGTCGTCGGATCTCGAGCTGGTCAGGTCGCTGTGTTCGGCTGGACGTTCAGGGCAAGAGCGTCGTTGA